Sequence from the Mytilus galloprovincialis chromosome 13, xbMytGall1.hap1.1, whole genome shotgun sequence genome:
TGCCAGCAGAGTGAGTTTACTTTAACCACTATCTtctggtttatttataatttttatcctTTTTCGTATCGCTCGCTGTTAATGGTGGAGATTAACCTGTTTATCCATGACATTATTTTGTTCTCATTTATATTGACTTTATGTAATTTTTGGGGGGAATTTCCATGTTGCTTTTCTGTCGCATGAACTTAAATCAAAAATCTTCTTTAGTTCATATCCTATATGACTGTTGGATGTAAGCATGATTAATTTATCTCTgggcaaaattaaatgatttaaGCAAACTTAACTTTACGAATATTTAAGTCCTAAACTCGAGACTAGCAAAACATGTTGTAGTTACATTAAATCAACAAAATATCTAATCAACTGAAAAATAATTAGAACAAATTCCATCACTTACTAATTAaaagcaatattttgtatttcgtggactgtgttttgttgaaaaattaaaaaaacacatgtaTACATACCTTTTCCTTCTCATCTGACTTGCTGAACAATGTGAGCAGCAGATTTACTGTTTGATTAACTGCATTAGTTTTTTCGACTGTTACTTTGTTTGATGATTGTGGTCTGCTCACAGTTGCCCATGTTTCTGAGCTATCACCATGCTGTAGATAATAGATCAGTCTTTCAAGAAGATTAATAAGTCTATGTAGTCTTGCTTCATATTCCGACTGTCTTACTATGTTTGAATGATGCAGCCGTGGATCAACAGCCACTTTTCGACCTCTGTGTAgtttttctaaataaatatacaattgaaTTAGCAGAGGAAGTTAGCgtaaattctttttaaaactgGATTAATATGTGTCCTCTTTTATGTCAGTGTTGAATTTTTGGTTTAGGGTTATTCGACGTTATGTATTATTCAATATACATAGGTTAGTTTCAAGAATTTTGGTACCTTTATTTTGGATAGCATTGTATTGCAGTTAccgtgataaaaagaaaaaaaaacgtaaaaacgggaagataacaaaaatacctaaatccaaggaaaattaatatcggaaagtcccttatcaaatagcaaattCAAAGTTATCCTTGGTTGACCGACTGAATGATTATTCTAAAAGCAATAAGATTTGTTGCCCTACATTGCTTTTAAGAATGAGTTTGTGTAGCTTATTTGAAGTacacaaatcaaatttaaaaaaacttccATTACTTTGTTTAATGTTGAGAATTGCAGCTTTTCCTCTAGCTCTTTGAACATCTAGGTCGACCTCTGTTATTTTCTTGCTAGCACAGTCCTGAATACGGAATAATATTTCGTTGACGTTCTTGCCTTCTATTGAAGCATTTAACATCTTTCGAGCAGCTCTGATACCACAGTtctacaattataacaaaacatatatttataatagaTCAAAGCATCTATTGAATTCATTGTATCGATATTACCTGAATCTGTGATTTGAATGTTGAGTTCAATGTATTCTTGTTTATCCTACTTTAACCCTTGGCGAGAATTGAATGTTAAATTTCTTTATTTGGTCGACGGTTTCTAGAGAAAAATAGAGGAAGTAGTAAAAGCAATATCCAAGCAAAAATGCGAAACAAGAAACAATAGAGAACACACTTCAACAACCATAATGTGTTGTATGCAGTACGGTCCAAAGAAATGTatttattcaagaaaaaaaatgattttcatgGTTTTGTGTTAGAATTTAATGCAAAAGGCAATTACATTTTATGCTCTGAAAGTATCTTCATCAGTTAAGAGTATATATACCTCGTGCGATTCTTGCAAAGGAAGTTCGTCGTAGATCAACAGATAGCAACAGGCTGTTTTTGTCTCAGATTCTAAATATCCATTTGTTTCAGTGCAAATCTGCAAAATGTATTGTCCTGGTGATTCTGGTGGGAAAACGTCAATCACTACTTCTTTGTATGTTCTTCTTCGTATTAAACAACACTGGGTTAGTTCATTGATCACTTCGTAATCCTCCGAATGGTTTGATGTTGCTTCTGAAGACAACACATTTGCTTTTATGGAAATCAGTTCAGACATTCTATTATCTATCCGAAATTTTATCTGGAAATGTCTGCTCAAATCGATGTGCAGTATTCCAGATCTGTATGACGGATGAGATAGCCCAGAGAAGTACATGAAAGGACCAGGCCCCAGCCCAATAGCACCAGTGTTAATAGGAAGTGGCATGGGTTCAGGATGACACACCTTGCAATCGATATCAACTGCGAGTATTTTTAGAAGAGGTTCACCATATTTACCGGCATAAAATACAAGTTTGTAGGTACCAGTATAAGGAAACAGTATATCACATGTCCAGGTTGATTCGTTTCTGATAAGATAAACAAACTTTTGTAAGAAgttatcattttcaatttttatatctAAATCTGTCTCAACTAATTCTAAATTATACCAAAGTACCAATTCATATACGGATTCGTATGTTCCCATGAAACCAAGTGTAATTCTACCATCGTCACAGGTTATTCGGTGGCTCAAATGAGTAGTAAGTTTTAGACCCGTTCTCCACCAAGGAGGAAAGAACATGTCTTGGTCTAAGAATTGTTCTTTTGTTATTGGTTCAAGAAGTAACTGCCATTTTTCATCATCAGGAAAGCATTCGTGAATAAAATGTTCTGGATTTGACAATACATAATGATCTAAGAATGTTTTCTTTAGAATCTCATTCGTATCTGAATTGGCTTCAGTATAAGATTTGACCATGTCTTTTGGTATATTCCCTGATAGTGTTCGACATATGCGATATGGATGAACAAGCTGCCACGTGTCTTTAATAAAAACTGCTACCCATGCGCATGGAAGTAATGTGCTTCCATCATCACTCCTGCAGACACCACTTATCTTGTCACATTTAATACCAGTAGCCCTGAAAAATGATACGGACTAAGCAAGGAAGacgaaatgtttttattttatttttttatttacagcttGAAATTACgattattattaatttcattcACACAATGATGACGTAATTACACGCCTTACATACCGAAAAAAAACTTACAAGAGATTTaagaataaatgtaaaaaataattgaatctttttttctcttttctacCAATGAAATAGGTAACATTGCTTGATTAATATTATAGGGAATGTATTTCACAGAAAAACCGAAATAACTGAAGCATTAAAAGAGAAACCGTAACGATATATACCAATTGAATATTCGATCAACTGACATATACGTCGATGATCAGCTAACAAGGCAATCACAAAAATcggacaaaaagacaaaaaaaaaacagtcaacaAAAATACTGGTCATAAGATGTAAAAGCATAGTTAATGGTAACTTATCTTTcaccagaaaaaaaatcaactaaaaaccTAAAAAGGAAAccatttaaaacatataaatgtgtATGTGAGACATGTCCGATACTTCAGTATCAGAAACTTTCAGAAATGTTTACCAGATGAAACGCATCAAAGAATTATTTACGTTTGTTGGGTTAAATACCTGACTTTAATATTTTGCCAGTAAAATTTGAATACACGAAATATGCACATGATGATCTTTTGTGGATTTTTACAAATATTCAgataaaaaaggataaaatcCTTAATGTTTTTTAAATCGGTCAGATCCTACAAACAGGGTATTAGGATTTGTACTGTgttgtttgaatgtttttgttcGAATTTTATTAGCACCgaatttcaattttgatataaaaaaaaaatactaccgtTGTTTTAATTGTCATATATATCTTAAACCATTCGAATCAAGTAAAatctataaataataaatatgttattttaacaTACCagcataataaaataaatattgtggtAAATGTAGTTTTATGTTGCCGTAACAGTCTAATTAATACATCCGGGGTTCTGCCTTGTCCTTCACCAGATCTGTATGACAGAGGAGAAGATGGAGGCTCTAAATCCTCAACTGTATCATGAGCCAATGCATCTGACAACCAAATAATAAAGGACCTGATCAGCAGAATGTCACTGTCAGGGTGATTGGGTATCGGTTCTTTTAGATAATCTCTCAGCTCTCTAAAACTGCTCAGTGCTACCCGTGGTacctgaaattattttaaatcaaaatcgCCAATATCTTGTTCTGCACCCTTGTCAATCTTACCTACAAGCTGAGATATGAGATACTAGTAATATTGCAattctttgtatttttaaattgacaaaattaTCTTTTGCACAACGTTTTCTGCACGTATGAAAGCATTATTACATTCTACATGTGCGTGTCCCAATTTATGTACCTTTATTTCAATGGTGATTTTTGTCCCAGTGTATCACATTTACTTTTGCTTATTCTTTTTGTACATACATAAGACAGTTAGGttcctcgtttgaattattttacattttcattttctatgcggcatgggattttctcattgttgaaggccttactggGTCATCTATATaatttgatctctggtggatagttgtcataATTTCAGGATATCATACTATTGTACATTCTTATTATCATATCACGCATAAAAAGCAATGTATGCAAATTTAAATCTACTGAATAGTTCACATTTCTGAAAGGTACAATGGTGTGTTCGATCGTTGCTGATGCACTGTTAATAATCATTCACTTTCATTCATCTATCGAAtgacacaaaaacaaaataatgatgcATGAATTATGTGAACAGTTTATGTTACCTTCGATGCGTTCTTCTCGATAAGGTCTATCAAATCAGTGTTCAGACCGTTATGGTTGGCTGCAATGACGTACTGTTCGCATAGAGCATTCCGGTACAAGACTCTTTTAACCACATTTCGCTTTGCTTGTCTTCGTTGAACTTGGTTTGTTGTTATGGGATTTGGTTCAAAGGAAAAATCTTGAGATGGAAGGATTTTGACCtaggttgaataaaaaaatatggtgttaaaagtttttgtacatttctatttttattttcgttttatgaTTCGTTGATATTCACCAACATAAGAAATAACTTTCCAAGTATGCACATCCAATGTACATGTTGAAATGCATTtaaactagacaaagtgatgccccTGCACTCCATGCtgaagtaaaatattttaatgaatcaTAACAAAGTGAATTcgtcggggttaaacattttttgtgagatttcaaccttCCCCTTATACCTCaaaccaatgtagaataaagaaaacacacaagcaatacgcacagtaaaactaagTTTGAAAGAAGtttgagtccgatgtcagaaacactttaaatataaaaaaaaagatgtggtataattgccaaggacacaactctccacaaaagatcagaatgacacagaaattaacaactataggtcaccacaaggccttcaacaatgaacaaagccataCAGCCCATACCCATTAAAGACGGTTCATCAGTatcattttgaaaacatttgtaGTGTTGTAATTTTGGCCTGCAAAAAAATGTAATCATCTCGCAGTTCGATATTTCCGAAAACAGCGTCAAAGTAAGAGATACAGATGACTGACTAATCAAGTTAGACGTGGCATTGGTGACAGGCCTTCCTTTTATGTATAACAAGTTTTAAAGAAATAAGAACTCATATGTCTGCCTTATATTTATAAGACATACATGTAGTAGCATGAATGTTATAAACCTCACACAAAATatagtgattgattgattgttggtatccTAACTCCAATGAAAAATATTCCAAACATGTTTAGATcgataacaaattaaaaactagATCTATCATTGCAAGTAATAGCAGGTGGCACCCAGCCCACATTGCAATTTAACTGCCACCACTTTAAAATCAGTCAAAGCACATAAATACATAACAAAGCAtggtataaaggttgaggatatTTGAACTGCAACATTAAAATGAGGGTATATCAAATTTTGCTGTTTATTAGGCCACCGTTTGGCCCCGGAAATAGTTGTTTTATTGCTTCTAAAAGTGTATATATCGTGACACTATTTCTATACGAGGAAACAACAAGTCCATAGTTCTTATTTTGTAAGCACGATAATGTTCCATTTTTATATCACTTCAAAATAGCAACAAAGGGCAGTTATTGAAGAATTGAATGGTTCTTATTGTAAATTCATTGGAgtgaaaaagcgttgaccgaagtttattttgtatgaagtgctgaagcgcttcattctaacaATGAACGCaaggtcaacgcttttacaaccctatgaaactGCTAAAAGAATCATTTGATAATTAAAACTATATTTCTAAGCTGTGATCAATAGAACATGATTtattttaaccaatcaaaataactttttcataatgaaacatacatccaATGTTAGGTTGAAGACATTGATGTACGTATTTAAAAAGAGGATACATGAAAGAGAGAgaacttaacattttttttcttttgatagtGTCAAGTACGTCGTGTGATATTTCATGACACAACAAGCTTTCAGTTTGCAAAGAAAGCGTCCACAATATCAGTTTgtccatttttgttaaaaaaaacatttgtttcagAACTCACACGCAAAGGTGCTAAAGTTGTGTGCCATTGACTTATTATACATATATCACTACATTTAGATATATCGAGATTATAAACTGTAGTAATATCCAACTTGTTTTTCTGATACTATTTTTATTGTCGTTTTTTTTCCTAATCTGATCTGATAGATTGTTCTCATCTTATTTGGTCTGACGTTATTATCAATGACTCTACTTTTAAAGGCAAATTGCGTCTATTTCTGtcttatattttattaagtacgttttgtttgttgttgttgttgccaTTCCTTTTAGCCTTGATGTTTATTTATTTCCAAATTCATTACTCAAGCGTTAATAATACATTGATTTAAGTTAAAAACATCACTTAACGTGATCGACACCTCCAAGTACATAGTTTTGATACGTTGTATTTTAGTGAAGATTTAAATTAAAACTGTAAATGACAGTGTCGGAGATATTTTGAATTACTATACCAACGAAGCATCGTCTACTCAAATATACTACTTTTTACACAAATAACAGTTGTTACCACTTTAAATTGAACAGTATCTTTATACTGAATTTTATGTAAGAATTTTAACCTACCCCGTTCCATTTCAAATTTGCAATCCAAAATTAAAATGCAAATCTTTTTATTCTGTaattcatttaattaaataggtAATCATCATATTACAGTAAGTTGGCATTTTCTTCATTTTACGACCAAGGTAATAAAATTATAGGACTGAAAGGAAAATAGaagatttgaataaaatataaaattgacagcaaatgtgtctgttccaagtcaggagcctgtagtgaAGTGGTTGTCGATGGTTCGTGTCTGTCATGTTTGTTTTgcgttaaatgttttgttataaattatgccaTGAGTATTCTGAATTGAACTGTTTCACATTttcatgtcgggaccttttatagccgactacggtgtgggtttttctcattgttgaagtctgtatgtttgcctataattgcttccatccactttatttgaactttggtggatatttctctcattggcaaccatacacCATCTCTATATTTTaagaatacaaatataaaacGTGTAACGattaaaattttcttattttaatagtgAAGActacatttaaattcatttgaaaagggacACGTTCTCTATAAATTTTAGTACATAATATATAgtaaattgtataaaacaaacCTTATCATTGACGAAACTTTCCGATTCTAACTCAGCTTCTGTGGTTGCTGTCACTTTGTTGAGATtcttttccccttgaaaaatacGGGGCTCTCTCTTGGCTGGATTATTACCCATCGAGGTATGTTTCTACTTCAAAATACTCTTGATTTTAGtcaaaagatgaaaaataaactaAATCACGTCATAATCTTTAAAATGTCAATTATTgtgaaaatatgttttgattgtaCCTGTCTTGAAAGGTATAATTTTATTTACTACGAAGGTAAGCAGTGATTTAAACAACATTCCCATTATTAGAACACCAAAACGGATGTattaaataactttaaattaattaaaatacgTAAATGGAGAATACTTTATTTATGACATTAAACAATAAGTTTTCTGTACCTGTTGAAGAGGAGttcaatataaatttaatatactTTAGACCTATATATACAAGAAAGGCAAACTGGACAATTTTTAACTAAAGATGGTATTTTGCCAAATATGTCGAGTTTAAGATGTTAACTTTGGCTGGTTACTGTTACTTATCTATTCAAATACAACATAACTCATAAAGTTGTTATTACATTGATCCGGGGGATCGATATTTGTTagtaaataagttttttttaatcaatcatTATATGTAGGATATAAACTGCATTGCGTAAAACGAATATTTTATAATTGACGGGAGAAATTACAGGTTATTGACTGGTAGAATCAAGGATTCCCAAGTAAAATGGTCAATATAATACTTTCATGGTTGAATGTATTTCAATAGCAACAGAATTGTATATGCACTGTAAGACCAATGCAAAATTTCAAGATTATAACTTGgcagacaaaaagaaaaataccaGGTAGTCACAAGGGATGACTGGGGTAAATAAATATGATCATCCCTGGAATTATCCCGTTCCATACTATATTATTACCCTACTACATGAGTGTCAAGAGATCTGCACGTTAAAAAACACTTGCTACGCCTAACCGAGGGGCCCTTATAGGGTATCTTGCAAAGCAAAATAATTTATCATATCCATCAAACCGACATTTTCCAGAAACAGTTGACATTTCTTGCATATCGACCTTCCTATCAGAACCTGCTTAATGTTTTAATTCTGAAAATGTTCTCGTCTTGTATATCGATGAAATATTAGCTACACTGTAcgttaaacaaatacaaatatatcatttttgtatgttttttcggtctgtgcatccgttcgttcgttcgtccgtccgttcgttagtttgtccgtccattcgtctgtccgtttcaggttaaagttttttggtcaaggtagttttttgatgaagttgaagtccaatcaacttgaaacattgaaaattatagtgcgaatggggcatccgtgtactctGGACACTTTTTTGTTGGACCCTGGAGTTGATATCACTCAGGAAATATGTAAGAATACGGGTCAATCGCCAAACAATATCAAGCCCTACTAAGGAAAATGTGATGGTGACTTTATGTCGATCTGCTGTCATGATACAAGATCAATTGCTATAAATCGacaattaattttgcaatttgagaggCAATGAATCGAGCTGAGATAAAGTcattgaaaatgatttttttttccacatttatatatatgtaggactcaaatctatggtgggttccaaatctatggcagattcctaatctatggcaaatgtgacgtcatgccattccaaatctatggcagatgttttacaatcctaatctatggcaagttttgtaatttcctaatctatggcggatttttgttgtttccaaatctatggtaaatgttgtgcacaaaaaaaaagtaaaatcaccaaaatactgaactccgaggaaaattcaatcggaaagtcccttatcacatggcaaaatcaaaacaaaacacatcaaacgaatggacaacaactgccacattcctgacttggtacaggcattttcaagtgtagaaaatggtggattgaacctgattttatagcgctaaaccactcacttttacgacagtcaaatggaaaacaatgcagTACATATATACGACCAACGACTTGTCTTAAACAAGTGAACATGTACGACAACGGGAGCATGTTTGTacacatttgtgaaataaacattcaACAATAGTCAACAAAATCGTGTTGGCAACATAAAACCATAAATGATGAATTCATGTACCTTAATACAGACTTCAGGATTAAAATGAACTGCCccgtaaaaataaacattttctaatCTGTGCATGGTACCTGTTTAACCAATTAATTAAACTAACTAGTAAGAAGGtaggtttttttataaaataaaaatgataaataaaaattaaactgtcaattgttcttgaacaattgagaggtctttccttttttaatgtaaaatacatgttccaacagacgtagaatgtattgaaaaggtcaatgtcaaccttaaaaagctcgaaaacacactgaaaatccttcaaataaggtcaaaaacacataattcgctatattggacatgaccttgaccttgtcaaggtcattagtccccaatgtcattgctgaagaccccatgggtctaggacctttgatTATATAGCAAAAGCTGaatttgtcttttcagaaacctaaaacaggctttatgccccttaaaaaaaggtcaaatctcttcggtcaaaatgtaacaaagttgcgccgtaatgacccaatcATTTTCCACTATTTGAATCCTCTGTAAGTATTAAGGTTGCTTAGATTAtaccataacaaggtgttaggtcaaaggtcaaggtcaacatacacatttgaccttgaggtatttttcaaagtcacatgaattgatgatgaatggtgaagatcctaggtgtctacgacttacggtttctgagttttggtggccaaccgacaccggttaattttgataggggcataaccctaccaatgagtcgttgaatcttttcgatccaaatgtaacgaagaaccggggtctgttcctgaacaaattccatcctttggtttttttctacttattatggttatggagtttgaatgataacaaggtttttgggtttcggagggattactccgaaccgacaaaatatttcgactcacagggtgagttccggataggtattcatgacaccgatacaaagtgtgaacatgaaagcgacacgtcttacggttacggaggctaacttcatcaaagtttggcggaacaaaaagaataataattaaactgtcaattgttcttgaacaattgagaggtctttccttttttaatgtaaaatacatgttccaacagacgtagaatgtattgaaaaggtcaaggtcaaccttaaaaagctcgaaaaaacactaaaaattctttaaataaggttaaaaacactaaattcgctatctgggacatgaccttgacctttgaccttttgacctttgtcaaggtcattggtcccgaatgccattactgaagaccccaagggtctaggacctttggttatatagtaaaagctgattttgtcttttcaaaaacctaaaacaggggttatgccccttatagaaaggtcaaatctctttggtcaaaatgtaacaaagttgcgccataatgacccaaacattttccaccatttaaaacttctgtaagtataatggtttctgagattatcccataacaaggtgttaggtcaaaggtcaaggtcaacatacaaatttgaccttgaggtattttttaaagatacatgaaatgatgatgattggtgaagatcctatgtgtctacgacttacggtttctgagttttggtggccaaccgacaccggttaattttcataggggcataaccctaccaatgagtcgttgaatcttttcgatccaaatgtaacgaagaaccggtcTCTGGtactgaacaaatttcacccttcattttttttctacctattacggttacggtgttggaacgataacaaggtttttgggtttcagagggattactccgaaccgacaaaatatttcgactcgcAGGGTGATTtcaggataggtattcatgacaccgatacaaagtgtgaacatgaaagcgacacgtcttacggttacggagggaaattttgtcaaagtttggcggaacaagaagaataataataataataataataataataataatcagaagaaatacagtaaggtctttccctttagtaaaaggaaagaccttaattaaactgtcaattgttcttgaacaattgagag
This genomic interval carries:
- the LOC143057270 gene encoding lim and transglutaminase domain protein ltd-1-like isoform X2; the encoded protein is MGNNPAKREPRIFQGEKNLNKVTATTEAELESESFVNDKVKILPSQDFSFEPNPITTNQVQRRQAKRNVVKRVLYRNALCEQYVIAANHNGLNTDLIDLIEKNASKVPRVALSSFRELRDYLKEPIPNHPDSDILLIRSFIIWLSDALAHDTVEDLEPPSSPLSYRSGEGQGRTPDVLIRLLRQHKTTFTTIFILLCWATGIKCDKISGVCRSDDGSTLLPCAWVAVFIKDTWQLVHPYRICRTLSGNIPKDMVKSYTEANSDTNEILKKTFLDHYVLSNPEHFIHECFPDDEKWQLLLEPITKEQFLDQDMFFPPWWRTGLKLTTHLSHRITCDDGRITLGFMGTYESVYELVLWYNLELVETDLDIKIENDNFLQKFVYLIRNESTWTCDILFPYTGTYKLVFYAGKYGEPLLKILAVDIDCKVCHPEPMPLPINTGAIGLGPGPFMYFSGLSHPSYRSGILHIDLSRHFQIKFRIDNRMSELISIKANVLSSEATSNHSEDYEVINELTQCCLIRRRTYKEVVIDVFPPESPGQYILQICTETNGYLESETKTACCYLLIYDELPLQESHENCGIRAARKMLNASIEGKNVNEILFRIQDCASKKITEVDLDVQRARGKAAILNIKQKKLHRGRKVAVDPRLHHSNIVRQSEYEARLHRLINLLERLIYYLQHGDSSETWATVSRPQSSNKVTVEKTNAVNQTVNLLLTLFSKSDEKEKDTVWLIEELSKELKQHGFILLPEDIRRTMDLMEDFTFNHRVKIASDIFKCVNEIVTLLISEWNALER